In the genome of Candidatus Omnitrophota bacterium, the window ATACCATTCCGACACGTCGCGGATGCCTTTGGGATATTTCAGCGACGTCCCCGGCACGCGGGCGATATCGCCAAAGCTAGTCCCGCCGAACGCGGCGATTACCGCCCGGCCCGAAGCCGCCGCTTTCTCTACGGCCTTTCGATAATAATCGATATCCGCCTCGGAAATCGGACCGTATTCTTCCAGGTTGTCTTGGGGATCGAGTTTTTCCTCGTCCAGCGGCGGCTGTCGGATGATGGCGTCGAAGAAATAGCCATCCTTAGGCATGCGTCCGCTGGGCGGCGCGGAAACGTCGCCTTGGGGATGAATCAGCGCGTCGCCGTTGCTGTCGTAGGTAACGGCGAAACCGCCGCCTACCAGCACCTCCAGCCCGTCGAACATGCGCCATGTCTTCCAATTGTCGTTGGCGTATCCGAAATTCGTCTTCGGCGGAAAGACGCATTCCGTATCGATGCCGATAGCTTCTTTGAGATCGTCGTCGATCCAGCCCAGCATCTGCAACGGCTCGTGAACCGTGACGGGTTTCTTTTCCAAACTGTAATAATCCCGCAACGCCGCTACGGCGCTGACATGGATTCCGGTGGTGTTGGTTCCTCCCAGATCGAAGGGAATCCGGTCCGGTTCTCGATGGTTGACCGCCGCCGCTGTTCGTTCTCGTCCGTTCATCTAGCCCCTTCCGCGGGGCGTCAGCGCCCCGATGTCTGTTTGTTGGGATCGGATTTCCAAACCACGTACGAGTATATTACCATGACGCCGACGCAAAAGAGCATACTGATAACGGGAATCAAGATATGGATTTGAAATATCCCCGCCGCCAACATAACGATACCCATCAAAACGAACAACTTCCCGCCCAGCCGATGCGTTTTGTTCCATGACAGTTCGCTTGACAGCGTCCACGGCGTGCGGATGCCCATGAAGAAGTTGCTGCGGATTTTGCCCAGATAGTTGCCGATGACGATAAAGAGGATTCCTACTCCCGCCGGAACAATGGCGGCGATTTTCACCGGGTAGCCCAAGGCGAACATGATCGTGGCGAAATGAATCCCAGCCATAAAGAACATTACGCAGAAGATGATGATATAAAAAACTTTCCGCGATTGTTTGAAATTTTCTTTCCGGGGTTCGAGATAGGGAATGAATATCGCTAAGGGGATAATCAAAGCTCCTATGATGATCGGCATAAGAAACAAGCCTTCGAATTTACTGCCATAGCGGTCGACTTCGCCATTCGCTCCCCAATGCACGGGCATCTTTTGATCCGGCGGGATTTGCTGCCAAGCCCACGCTGAAAAGAGAAGCATGATAATGAGGATCATTCCGCCAACGAATAGAATCGTTTTGGTTTTGAATGCAGTGGTTTCTTCCATTTTATTCGCTCCTTGGATTGATGTTGAACGTATTCATCAGCGCCATCAGAGCCTCTTCCAACAGCGAGACGTTGAGACGGTAGGTGATCGTCGTCCCGTTTTTGTCGCCTTGGATCAGGTCAGCTTCTTTGAGAATGGTGAAATGGCGCGACAGGGTAGGCTTGGCCAGATCGAAATAGTCGGCCAGCTCCCCCGCCGTACGATCCCGTTCCCGCAGCAGTTCCAAAATCCGCCGCCGGGTGGGGTCCGATAGCGCTCGATAGACTTTGTTCATGGGCATCGCCTCTATTTAGCTGATGAGCTAATAATATTTCGCAAGGATGAGTTCGTCAAGAGTATTTTTATATTTAG includes:
- a CDS encoding uroporphyrinogen decarboxylase family protein, with the protein product MNGRERTAAAVNHREPDRIPFDLGGTNTTGIHVSAVAALRDYYSLEKKPVTVHEPLQMLGWIDDDLKEAIGIDTECVFPPKTNFGYANDNWKTWRMFDGLEVLVGGGFAVTYDSNGDALIHPQGDVSAPPSGRMPKDGYFFDAIIRQPPLDEEKLDPQDNLEEYGPISEADIDYYRKAVEKAAASGRAVIAAFGGTSFGDIARVPGTSLKYPKGIRDVSEWYMSIAARPDYVEEVFSRQCDIALANLARIHAAVGDAVDIAFICGTDFGAQQTSFCSVETFRRLYKPYYKKVNDWIHRNTKWMTFKHSCGAVEKFLEDFIDAGFDIFNPVQCSAAGMAPERLKEKYGDRLVFWGGGVDTQKTLPFGTPQQVREEVLRRCEIFAPGGGFVFNPVHNIQARTPMENIVAMIEALKEFNGGQ
- a CDS encoding autorepressor SdpR family transcription factor, which gives rise to MNKVYRALSDPTRRRILELLRERDRTAGELADYFDLAKPTLSRHFTILKEADLIQGDKNGTTITYRLNVSLLEEALMALMNTFNINPRSE
- a CDS encoding SdpI family protein produces the protein MEETTAFKTKTILFVGGMILIIMLLFSAWAWQQIPPDQKMPVHWGANGEVDRYGSKFEGLFLMPIIIGALIIPLAIFIPYLEPRKENFKQSRKVFYIIIFCVMFFMAGIHFATIMFALGYPVKIAAIVPAGVGILFIVIGNYLGKIRSNFFMGIRTPWTLSSELSWNKTHRLGGKLFVLMGIVMLAAGIFQIHILIPVISMLFCVGVMVIYSYVVWKSDPNKQTSGR